A window of the Citrus sinensis cultivar Valencia sweet orange chromosome 9, DVS_A1.0, whole genome shotgun sequence genome harbors these coding sequences:
- the LOC102615984 gene encoding purple acid phosphatase 15-like isoform X1: MGLVSVSDSVSVSELFVLIPLCLSFLLSLMLRCVDGDGIGIPTTLEGPFKPVTAPLDKNLRLNVSDLPYVLQNNAQGEGFQPEQIFVSLSARYDSVWISWITGEFQIGDNISPLDPELVQSIVYFRVFRSSLTYQAEGYSLVYNQLYPPDGLQNYTSGIIHHVLITGLQPNTLYEYECGDPSIAAMSSSHYFRTMPVSGPSDYPNRIAVVGDLGLTYNTTTTVAHLMSNHPDLLLLIGDLSYADLYLTNGTKSSCYLCQSIESPIQETYQPRWDYWGRYMQPLVSNVPTMVIEGEHEIERQAENQTFAAYSSRFVFPSEESGSSSSLYYSFNAGGIHFVMLSAYIDYDKSCTFIKSTFFLLFASLLTMYYHKRLAFGTDSLWLVLLSYLLMRFSSFTVTADQYKWLESDLGDVDREVTPWLIAAWHPPWYSTYSAHYREVECMRVEMEDLLYYYGVDIVFNGHVHAYERSNRVYNYSLDPCGPVYILVGDGGNVEGLDIVHADEPGNCPEPSTTPDMGGSCAFNFTSGPASGKFCWDRQPDYSAYRESSFGHGILEVKNETHALWSWHRNQEFYEIAGDIIYIVREPNRCPVQPK, translated from the exons ATGGGTTTAGTCTCAGTCTCAGACTCAGTGTCTGTCTCAGAGCTTTTTGTACTAATTCCATTATGTCTTTCATTTTTACTGAGTTTGATGTTGAGGTGTGTTGATGGCGATGGAATTGGAATTCCTACAACACTTGAAGGGCCATTCAAGCCAGTGACAGCCCCACTTGACAAGAATTTGAGACTAAATGTGAGTGACTTGCCTTATGTACTTCAAAACAATGCTCAAGGTGAAGGGTTTCAGCCTGAACAAATCTTTGTCTCTCTCTCTGCTAGATATGACTCCGTTTGGATTTCTTGGATCACAG GCGAGTTCCAAATTGGTGACAATATTAGTCCATTGGATCCTGAACTGGTTCAAAGCATTGTTTACTTCAGAGTGTTTAGATCGTCATTGACTTACCAGGCGGAGGGTTACTCCCTTGTTTACAACCAACTTTATCCACCTGATGGCCTCCAGAACTACACTTCTGGTATTATACATCATGTTCTTATTACAG GATTGCAACCAAACACGCTATATGAATATGAATGTGGAGATCCTTCCATAGCGGCAATGAGTAGCAGTCATTATTTCAGGACTATGCCAGTCTCAGGACCCAGTGACTATCCCAACAGAATAGCAGTGGTGGGAGACCTGGGCCTTACCTACAATACGACTACAACAGTTGCTCACTTGATGAGCAACCATCCTGATCTTCTTCTGTTGATTGGAGATCTAAGTTATGCAGATTTGTATTTAACAAATGGAACTAAGTCCAGTTGCTACTTGTGCCAGTCAATTGAATCTCCTATCCAGGAAACGTACCAGCCTCGATGGGATTATTGGGGAAG GTATATGCAGCCTCTAGTTTCTAATGTTCCGACAATGGTGATAGAAGGGGAACATGAAATAGAACGGCAGGCTGAAAATCAGACGTTTGCTGCTTACAGTTCCCGTTTTGTATTTCCATCTGAAGAAAGTGGATCATCATCTTCACTCTACTATTCTTTTAATGCAGGAGGCATACATTTTGTGATGCTTAGTGCTTATATTGACTATGACAAATCATGTACATTCATCAAATCAACTTTCTTCCTTCTATTTGCCTCTCTCTTGACTATGTATTATCACAAGCGTCTGGCCTTTGGAACTGATTCTTTATGGCTAGTTCTGCTTAGCTACCTCTTAATGAGATTCTCTAGTTTTACTGTTACAGCGGATCAATACAAGTGGCTGGAAAGCGACCTGGGTGATGTTGACAGAGAAGTGACTCCTTGGTTGATAGCTGCCTGGCATCCTCCTTGGTACAGTACCTACTCAGCACACTATAGAGAAGTAGAGTGTATGAGAGTGGAGATGGAGGACTTACTGTATTACTATGGTGTTGACATAGTTTTCAATGGGCAT GTTCATGCCTATGAGAGGTCAAATCGCGTTTACAACTATTCTTTGGATCCATGTGGCCCAGTTTACATACTGGTTGGTGATGGAGGAAATGTAGAAGGCCTGGATATAGTACATGCTGATGAACCTGGGAACTGTCCAGAGCCATCTACAACACCAGATATGGGTGGCTCCTGTGCATTTAACTTTACATCAGGCCCCGCATCTGGGAAGTTTTGCTGGGATCGGCAGCCTGATTATAGTGCATACAGGGAAAGCAGCTTTGGCCATGGAATTTTAGAG GTGAAGAACGAGACTCATGCATTATGGTCGTGGCACCGTAATCAGGAATTCTACGAGATTGCTGgtgatattatttacataGTAAGGGAACCAAATAGGTGCCCTGTTCAACCAAAGTAA
- the LOC102615984 gene encoding purple acid phosphatase 15-like isoform X2, producing MGLVSVSDSVSVSELFVLIPLCLSFLLSLMLRCVDGDGIGIPTTLEGPFKPVTAPLDKNLRLNVSDLPYVLQNNAQGEGFQPEQIFVSLSARYDSVWISWITGEFQIGDNISPLDPELVQSIVYFRVFRSSLTYQAEGYSLVYNQLYPPDGLQNYTSGIIHHVLITGLQPNTLYEYECGDPSIAAMSSSHYFRTMPVSGPSDYPNRIAVVGDLGLTYNTTTTVAHLMSNHPDLLLLIGDLSYADLYLTNGTKSSCYLCQSIESPIQETYQPRWDYWGRYMQPLVSNVPTMVIEGEHEIERQAENQTFAAYSSRFVFPSEESGSSSSLYYSFNAGGIHFVMLSAYIDYDKSSDQYKWLESDLGDVDREVTPWLIAAWHPPWYSTYSAHYREVECMRVEMEDLLYYYGVDIVFNGHVHAYERSNRVYNYSLDPCGPVYILVGDGGNVEGLDIVHADEPGNCPEPSTTPDMGGSCAFNFTSGPASGKFCWDRQPDYSAYRESSFGHGILEVKNETHALWSWHRNQEFYEIAGDIIYIVREPNRCPVQPK from the exons ATGGGTTTAGTCTCAGTCTCAGACTCAGTGTCTGTCTCAGAGCTTTTTGTACTAATTCCATTATGTCTTTCATTTTTACTGAGTTTGATGTTGAGGTGTGTTGATGGCGATGGAATTGGAATTCCTACAACACTTGAAGGGCCATTCAAGCCAGTGACAGCCCCACTTGACAAGAATTTGAGACTAAATGTGAGTGACTTGCCTTATGTACTTCAAAACAATGCTCAAGGTGAAGGGTTTCAGCCTGAACAAATCTTTGTCTCTCTCTCTGCTAGATATGACTCCGTTTGGATTTCTTGGATCACAG GCGAGTTCCAAATTGGTGACAATATTAGTCCATTGGATCCTGAACTGGTTCAAAGCATTGTTTACTTCAGAGTGTTTAGATCGTCATTGACTTACCAGGCGGAGGGTTACTCCCTTGTTTACAACCAACTTTATCCACCTGATGGCCTCCAGAACTACACTTCTGGTATTATACATCATGTTCTTATTACAG GATTGCAACCAAACACGCTATATGAATATGAATGTGGAGATCCTTCCATAGCGGCAATGAGTAGCAGTCATTATTTCAGGACTATGCCAGTCTCAGGACCCAGTGACTATCCCAACAGAATAGCAGTGGTGGGAGACCTGGGCCTTACCTACAATACGACTACAACAGTTGCTCACTTGATGAGCAACCATCCTGATCTTCTTCTGTTGATTGGAGATCTAAGTTATGCAGATTTGTATTTAACAAATGGAACTAAGTCCAGTTGCTACTTGTGCCAGTCAATTGAATCTCCTATCCAGGAAACGTACCAGCCTCGATGGGATTATTGGGGAAG GTATATGCAGCCTCTAGTTTCTAATGTTCCGACAATGGTGATAGAAGGGGAACATGAAATAGAACGGCAGGCTGAAAATCAGACGTTTGCTGCTTACAGTTCCCGTTTTGTATTTCCATCTGAAGAAAGTGGATCATCATCTTCACTCTACTATTCTTTTAATGCAGGAGGCATACATTTTGTGATGCTTAGTGCTTATATTGACTATGACAAATCAT CGGATCAATACAAGTGGCTGGAAAGCGACCTGGGTGATGTTGACAGAGAAGTGACTCCTTGGTTGATAGCTGCCTGGCATCCTCCTTGGTACAGTACCTACTCAGCACACTATAGAGAAGTAGAGTGTATGAGAGTGGAGATGGAGGACTTACTGTATTACTATGGTGTTGACATAGTTTTCAATGGGCAT GTTCATGCCTATGAGAGGTCAAATCGCGTTTACAACTATTCTTTGGATCCATGTGGCCCAGTTTACATACTGGTTGGTGATGGAGGAAATGTAGAAGGCCTGGATATAGTACATGCTGATGAACCTGGGAACTGTCCAGAGCCATCTACAACACCAGATATGGGTGGCTCCTGTGCATTTAACTTTACATCAGGCCCCGCATCTGGGAAGTTTTGCTGGGATCGGCAGCCTGATTATAGTGCATACAGGGAAAGCAGCTTTGGCCATGGAATTTTAGAG GTGAAGAACGAGACTCATGCATTATGGTCGTGGCACCGTAATCAGGAATTCTACGAGATTGCTGgtgatattatttacataGTAAGGGAACCAAATAGGTGCCCTGTTCAACCAAAGTAA
- the LOC102616467 gene encoding purple acid phosphatase 15 isoform X2, whose amino-acid sequence MASSSLPSISLPVNVFELNNILSLVLTLTITSILLANGAMAMAIPTTLDGPFKPVTIPLDESFRGNAIDLPDTDPRVQRTVEGFEPEQISVSLSSTHDSVWISWITGEFQIGNNLKPLDPKSVASVVRYGTLRSQLNRRATGHSLVYNQLYPFLGLQNYTSGIIHHVRLTGLKPDTLYHYQCGDPSIPAMSGAYCFRTMPDSSSTSYPSRIAIVGDVGLTYNTTSTVSHMISNRPDLILLVGDVTYANLYLTNGTGSDCYACSFANSPIHETYQPRWDYWGRYMQPVLSKVPIMVVEGNHEYEEQAENRTFIAYTSRFAFPSKESGSLSKFYYSFNAGGIHFIMLGAYVSFDKSGDQYKWLEEDLANVDREVTPWLVATWHAPWYSTYKAHYREAECMRVAMEDLLYKYGVDVVFNGHVHAYERSNRVYNYTLDPCGPVHITVGDGGNREKMAVPHADEPGNCPEPSTTPDKILGGGKFCGFNFTSGPAAGKFCWDRQPDYSAFRESSFGHGILEVKNKTHALWTWHRNQDFYEAAGDQIYIVRQPDLCPVQPETYRLNKPKPQKAKRR is encoded by the exons ATGGCTTCATCATCACTACCATCGATCTCATTGCCTGTAAATGTATTTGAACTCAATAATATTCTTTCACTTGTCCTAACGTTAACAATAACATCAATATTATTAGCCAATGGAGCTATGGCTATGGCTATTCCAACTACACTTGACGGACCCTTCAAGCCTGTTACTATCCCACTTGATGAGAGTTTCAGAGGAAACGCCATTGACTTGCCTGATACAGACCCTAGAGTTCAAAGAACAGTTGAAGGTTTTGAGCCTGAGCAAATCTCTGTCTCTCTTTCTTCAACCCATGACTCTGTTTGGATTTCTTGGATCACAG GGGAATTCCAAATTGGTAACAACTTAAAACCATTAGATCCCAAAAGTGTAGCAAGTGTTGTTCGATATGGAACACTAAGATCCCAATTGAATCGTAGAGCAACAGGCCATTCACTAGTTTACAATCAACTTTATCCTTTTTTAGGCCTCCAAAACTACACCTCTGGAATCATACACCATGTTCGTCTCACAG GTTTGAAACCTGACACTCTATACCATTATCAATGTGGAGATCCTTCTATACCGGCAATGAGCGGTGCCTACTGTTTTAGGACAATGCCGGATTCCAGTAGCACAAGTTACCCCAGCAGAATTGCAATTGTTGGAGATGTAGGCCTCACCTATAATACAACCTCAACAGTCAGTCACATGATTAGCAACCGTCCTGATCTTATTTTATTGGTTGGTGATGTAACTTATGCCAACTTGTATCTAACTAATGGAACTGGATCCGATTGCTACGCTTGCTCGTTTGCAAATTCTCCCATTCACGAAACCTATCAGCCTCGTTGGGATTATTGGGGAAG GTACATGCAGCCTGTATTGTCTAAAGTTCCAATAATGGTGGTAGAAGGAAACCATGAGTACGAAGAGCAGGCTGAAAATCGGACTTTTATTGCTTACACTTCTCGATTTGCATTCCCATCCAAAGAGAGTGGATCATTGTCGAAATTCTATTATTCTTTCAATGCAGGTGGGATACATTTTATAATGCTTGGTGCTTATGTTTCCTTTGACAAATCAg ggGATCAATACAAATGGTTGGAAGAAGACTTGGCCAATGTTGATAGAGAAGTGACTCCATGGTTGGTGGCGACATGGCATGCTCCTTGGTACAGCACCTATAAGGCACATTACAGAGAAGCGGAATGTATGAGAGTAGCAATGGAAGACTTGCTATACAAGTATGGTGTTGACGTAGTGTTTAATGGACAT GTTCATGCGTATGAGAGGTCAAACAGAGTATATAACTACACATTGGATCCCTGTGGTCCGGTACATATCACTGTTGGTGATGGTGGTAATAGAGAAAAAATGGCAGTACCACATGCTGATGAACCCGGAAACTGTCCAGAACCATCAACCACGCCGGATAAAATTTTGGGTGGTGGCAAATTCTGTGGTTTTAATTTCACATCAGGGCCAGCAGCTGGCAAGTTCTGCTGGGACCGGCAACCTGATTATAGTGCTTTTAGGGAAAGCAGTTTTGGCCATGGCATCCTAGAG GTGAAAAATAAGACTCATGCTTTGTGGACTTGGCATCGGAATCAGGATTTTTATGAAGCTGCCGGTGATCAGATTTATATAGTAAGGCAGCCTGATTTATGCCCAGTTCAACCAGAG ACATATAGACTCAATAAACCAAAACCACAAAAGGCAAAGAGAAGATAG
- the LOC102616467 gene encoding purple acid phosphatase 15 isoform X3 — MASSSLPSISLPVNVFELNNILSLVLTLTITSILLANGAMAMAIPTTLDGPFKPVTIPLDESFRGNAIDLPDTDPRVQRTVEGFEPEQISVSLSSTHDSVWISWITGEFQIGNNLKPLDPKSVASVVRYGTLRSQLNRRATGHSLVYNQLYPFLGLQNYTSGIIHHVRLTGLKPDTLYHYQCGDPSIPAMSGAYCFRTMPDSSSTSYPSRIAIVGDVGLTYNTTSTVSHMISNRPDLILLVGDVTYANLYLTNGTGSDCYACSFANSPIHETYQPRWDYWGRYMQPVLSKVPIMVVEGNHEYEEQAENRTFIAYTSRFAFPSKESGSLSKFYYSFNAGDQYKWLEEDLANVDREVTPWLVATWHAPWYSTYKAHYREAECMRVAMEDLLYKYGVDVVFNGHQVHAYERSNRVYNYTLDPCGPVHITVGDGGNREKMAVPHADEPGNCPEPSTTPDKILGGGKFCGFNFTSGPAAGKFCWDRQPDYSAFRESSFGHGILEVKNKTHALWTWHRNQDFYEAAGDQIYIVRQPDLCPVQPETYRLNKPKPQKAKRR, encoded by the exons ATGGCTTCATCATCACTACCATCGATCTCATTGCCTGTAAATGTATTTGAACTCAATAATATTCTTTCACTTGTCCTAACGTTAACAATAACATCAATATTATTAGCCAATGGAGCTATGGCTATGGCTATTCCAACTACACTTGACGGACCCTTCAAGCCTGTTACTATCCCACTTGATGAGAGTTTCAGAGGAAACGCCATTGACTTGCCTGATACAGACCCTAGAGTTCAAAGAACAGTTGAAGGTTTTGAGCCTGAGCAAATCTCTGTCTCTCTTTCTTCAACCCATGACTCTGTTTGGATTTCTTGGATCACAG GGGAATTCCAAATTGGTAACAACTTAAAACCATTAGATCCCAAAAGTGTAGCAAGTGTTGTTCGATATGGAACACTAAGATCCCAATTGAATCGTAGAGCAACAGGCCATTCACTAGTTTACAATCAACTTTATCCTTTTTTAGGCCTCCAAAACTACACCTCTGGAATCATACACCATGTTCGTCTCACAG GTTTGAAACCTGACACTCTATACCATTATCAATGTGGAGATCCTTCTATACCGGCAATGAGCGGTGCCTACTGTTTTAGGACAATGCCGGATTCCAGTAGCACAAGTTACCCCAGCAGAATTGCAATTGTTGGAGATGTAGGCCTCACCTATAATACAACCTCAACAGTCAGTCACATGATTAGCAACCGTCCTGATCTTATTTTATTGGTTGGTGATGTAACTTATGCCAACTTGTATCTAACTAATGGAACTGGATCCGATTGCTACGCTTGCTCGTTTGCAAATTCTCCCATTCACGAAACCTATCAGCCTCGTTGGGATTATTGGGGAAG GTACATGCAGCCTGTATTGTCTAAAGTTCCAATAATGGTGGTAGAAGGAAACCATGAGTACGAAGAGCAGGCTGAAAATCGGACTTTTATTGCTTACACTTCTCGATTTGCATTCCCATCCAAAGAGAGTGGATCATTGTCGAAATTCTATTATTCTTTCAATGCAG ggGATCAATACAAATGGTTGGAAGAAGACTTGGCCAATGTTGATAGAGAAGTGACTCCATGGTTGGTGGCGACATGGCATGCTCCTTGGTACAGCACCTATAAGGCACATTACAGAGAAGCGGAATGTATGAGAGTAGCAATGGAAGACTTGCTATACAAGTATGGTGTTGACGTAGTGTTTAATGGACAT CAGGTTCATGCGTATGAGAGGTCAAACAGAGTATATAACTACACATTGGATCCCTGTGGTCCGGTACATATCACTGTTGGTGATGGTGGTAATAGAGAAAAAATGGCAGTACCACATGCTGATGAACCCGGAAACTGTCCAGAACCATCAACCACGCCGGATAAAATTTTGGGTGGTGGCAAATTCTGTGGTTTTAATTTCACATCAGGGCCAGCAGCTGGCAAGTTCTGCTGGGACCGGCAACCTGATTATAGTGCTTTTAGGGAAAGCAGTTTTGGCCATGGCATCCTAGAG GTGAAAAATAAGACTCATGCTTTGTGGACTTGGCATCGGAATCAGGATTTTTATGAAGCTGCCGGTGATCAGATTTATATAGTAAGGCAGCCTGATTTATGCCCAGTTCAACCAGAG ACATATAGACTCAATAAACCAAAACCACAAAAGGCAAAGAGAAGATAG
- the LOC102615684 gene encoding PLASMODESMATA CALLOSE-BINDING PROTEIN 3 — protein sequence MASHQNLTLLSFTIIFSCMNMIMLNVMAANVPVEGTGNSTWCVARSDASNQALQTALDYACGTGADCTPIQPNGLCYLPNTIQAHASYAFNSYFQRKGMAPGSCDFSGTATIAKTDPSYGSCMYPSSLSTAGGTPTQSSTPTTTTTTNPNPTTPATTAPLNNDGGNGANPGMGPPMPTTDDSKASSKFIAMKLITYVSSSLVLSLTSLYI from the exons atGGCATCACATCAAAATCTCACACTACTATCCTTCACAATAATTTTCTCATGCATGAACATGATCATGCTGAATGTCATGGCAGCAAATGTCCCAGTTGAAGGAACTGGCAATAGCACCTGGTGTGTTGCAAGAAGCGATGCAAGCAACCAGGCCTTGCAGACGGCTCTGGACTATGCATGCGGGACTGGCGCTGACTGCACCCCTATACAACCCAATGGCCTCTGCTATCTCCCCAATACCATCCAAGCTCATGCCTCGTATGCTTTTAACAGTTACTTTCAGAGAAAGGGCATGGCCCCTGGCTCCTGTGACTTCTCTGGCACTGCCACCATTGCAAAAACTGATCCCA GTTATGGATCTTGTATGTATCCGTCTTCTCTGAG CACTGCTGGAGGGACACCTACTCAATCGTCCACACCCACAACAACTACCACGACCAACCCTAACCCGACAACACCAGCGACCACTGCTCCTCTGAATAATGACGGTGGTAATGGAGCCAATCCCGGAATGGGCCCTCCAATGCCCACCACAGATGACTCCAAAGCTTCATCAAAGTTTATTGCCATGAAACTCATTACGTATGTCTCTTCCAGCCTAGTTCTGTCATTGACATCTCTATACATTTAG
- the LOC102616467 gene encoding purple acid phosphatase 15 isoform X1, with amino-acid sequence MASSSLPSISLPVNVFELNNILSLVLTLTITSILLANGAMAMAIPTTLDGPFKPVTIPLDESFRGNAIDLPDTDPRVQRTVEGFEPEQISVSLSSTHDSVWISWITGEFQIGNNLKPLDPKSVASVVRYGTLRSQLNRRATGHSLVYNQLYPFLGLQNYTSGIIHHVRLTGLKPDTLYHYQCGDPSIPAMSGAYCFRTMPDSSSTSYPSRIAIVGDVGLTYNTTSTVSHMISNRPDLILLVGDVTYANLYLTNGTGSDCYACSFANSPIHETYQPRWDYWGRYMQPVLSKVPIMVVEGNHEYEEQAENRTFIAYTSRFAFPSKESGSLSKFYYSFNAGGIHFIMLGAYVSFDKSGDQYKWLEEDLANVDREVTPWLVATWHAPWYSTYKAHYREAECMRVAMEDLLYKYGVDVVFNGHQVHAYERSNRVYNYTLDPCGPVHITVGDGGNREKMAVPHADEPGNCPEPSTTPDKILGGGKFCGFNFTSGPAAGKFCWDRQPDYSAFRESSFGHGILEVKNKTHALWTWHRNQDFYEAAGDQIYIVRQPDLCPVQPETYRLNKPKPQKAKRR; translated from the exons ATGGCTTCATCATCACTACCATCGATCTCATTGCCTGTAAATGTATTTGAACTCAATAATATTCTTTCACTTGTCCTAACGTTAACAATAACATCAATATTATTAGCCAATGGAGCTATGGCTATGGCTATTCCAACTACACTTGACGGACCCTTCAAGCCTGTTACTATCCCACTTGATGAGAGTTTCAGAGGAAACGCCATTGACTTGCCTGATACAGACCCTAGAGTTCAAAGAACAGTTGAAGGTTTTGAGCCTGAGCAAATCTCTGTCTCTCTTTCTTCAACCCATGACTCTGTTTGGATTTCTTGGATCACAG GGGAATTCCAAATTGGTAACAACTTAAAACCATTAGATCCCAAAAGTGTAGCAAGTGTTGTTCGATATGGAACACTAAGATCCCAATTGAATCGTAGAGCAACAGGCCATTCACTAGTTTACAATCAACTTTATCCTTTTTTAGGCCTCCAAAACTACACCTCTGGAATCATACACCATGTTCGTCTCACAG GTTTGAAACCTGACACTCTATACCATTATCAATGTGGAGATCCTTCTATACCGGCAATGAGCGGTGCCTACTGTTTTAGGACAATGCCGGATTCCAGTAGCACAAGTTACCCCAGCAGAATTGCAATTGTTGGAGATGTAGGCCTCACCTATAATACAACCTCAACAGTCAGTCACATGATTAGCAACCGTCCTGATCTTATTTTATTGGTTGGTGATGTAACTTATGCCAACTTGTATCTAACTAATGGAACTGGATCCGATTGCTACGCTTGCTCGTTTGCAAATTCTCCCATTCACGAAACCTATCAGCCTCGTTGGGATTATTGGGGAAG GTACATGCAGCCTGTATTGTCTAAAGTTCCAATAATGGTGGTAGAAGGAAACCATGAGTACGAAGAGCAGGCTGAAAATCGGACTTTTATTGCTTACACTTCTCGATTTGCATTCCCATCCAAAGAGAGTGGATCATTGTCGAAATTCTATTATTCTTTCAATGCAGGTGGGATACATTTTATAATGCTTGGTGCTTATGTTTCCTTTGACAAATCAg ggGATCAATACAAATGGTTGGAAGAAGACTTGGCCAATGTTGATAGAGAAGTGACTCCATGGTTGGTGGCGACATGGCATGCTCCTTGGTACAGCACCTATAAGGCACATTACAGAGAAGCGGAATGTATGAGAGTAGCAATGGAAGACTTGCTATACAAGTATGGTGTTGACGTAGTGTTTAATGGACAT CAGGTTCATGCGTATGAGAGGTCAAACAGAGTATATAACTACACATTGGATCCCTGTGGTCCGGTACATATCACTGTTGGTGATGGTGGTAATAGAGAAAAAATGGCAGTACCACATGCTGATGAACCCGGAAACTGTCCAGAACCATCAACCACGCCGGATAAAATTTTGGGTGGTGGCAAATTCTGTGGTTTTAATTTCACATCAGGGCCAGCAGCTGGCAAGTTCTGCTGGGACCGGCAACCTGATTATAGTGCTTTTAGGGAAAGCAGTTTTGGCCATGGCATCCTAGAG GTGAAAAATAAGACTCATGCTTTGTGGACTTGGCATCGGAATCAGGATTTTTATGAAGCTGCCGGTGATCAGATTTATATAGTAAGGCAGCCTGATTTATGCCCAGTTCAACCAGAG ACATATAGACTCAATAAACCAAAACCACAAAAGGCAAAGAGAAGATAG